The following coding sequences lie in one Microvirga sp. 17 mud 1-3 genomic window:
- a CDS encoding DNA translocase FtsK: protein MRTARRPSSAYDGLSSALRAFVARRAQEMIGLCLLVLAGAVAASLATWSVDDPSLNNATDAPVRNLLGWPGAIAADLLMQLLGLGSIAALLPLALWGWRQMKSGHLGRVQLRLALWVIGAGAATALASALPATDRWPLPTGLGGVVGDAILAAAKAVTGLASGSGSAVLGLVFAAVAILTLSAACGLGLAEDRDRDDADEHDEPVETGRGRRKAEWDDADEPGRDEPGWGIVSLGALAHGFMSLRAAARRWAERRAEAGHDEAAPVARRGAPDAIWTRREPILDEAPRRTKPAPAAAPLHDEDDEDWDEVPAAGRSRVAMPEPTPTRVAPVAAAPKPGKRIVREAQPSFLDEGDYQLPALGLLAEPKKPQAPTVSADALEQNATLLEGTLEDFGVKGEIINVRPGPVVTLYELEPAPGTKSSRVISLADDIARSMSAISARVAVVQGRNAIGIELPNHKRETVFLRELLASQDFESTKQKLALCLGKTIGGEPVIADLARMPHLLVAGTTGSGKSVAINTMILSLVYRLKPEECRLIMVDPKMLELSVYDGIPHLLTPVVTDPKKAVVALKWAVREMEDRYKKMSKLGVRNIDGFNARVSEAKARGEVITRTVQTGFDRETGQAVYEDEVMDLEPLPYIVVIVDEMADLMMVAGKEIEGAIQRLAQMARAAGIHVILATQRPSVDVITGTIKANFPTRISFQVTSKIDSRTILGEMGAEQLLGQGDMLYMAGGGRIMRVHGPFCSDEEVEKVVAHLKRQGRPQYLEAVTADEDEGGAGGDSPVFDQGEFGAPGGDLYDQAVAVVLRDKKASTSYIQRRLQIGYNRAASLMERMEKEGIVGPANHAGKREILMESPDMGED from the coding sequence ATGCGCACGGCACGCCGCCCCTCGTCAGCCTATGACGGTCTTTCCAGCGCCCTGAGGGCCTTCGTGGCCCGCCGGGCTCAGGAGATGATCGGCCTTTGCCTGCTCGTCCTCGCGGGCGCGGTGGCGGCCTCCCTCGCGACTTGGTCGGTGGACGACCCGAGCCTCAACAACGCCACCGACGCGCCGGTCCGCAACCTGCTCGGCTGGCCGGGCGCCATCGCGGCCGACCTCCTCATGCAATTGCTCGGGCTCGGCTCCATCGCGGCCCTCCTGCCCCTCGCTCTCTGGGGCTGGCGGCAGATGAAATCCGGCCATCTCGGCCGGGTGCAGTTGCGCCTCGCCCTCTGGGTCATCGGAGCCGGGGCCGCAACCGCGCTCGCCAGCGCCCTGCCGGCTACGGACCGCTGGCCCCTGCCCACCGGCCTCGGCGGTGTGGTGGGAGACGCGATCCTCGCGGCCGCCAAGGCCGTTACGGGCCTTGCCAGTGGCTCGGGCAGCGCCGTGCTTGGCCTCGTCTTCGCGGCCGTCGCGATCCTTACCCTGAGCGCCGCCTGTGGCCTCGGTCTCGCGGAGGACCGCGACCGGGACGATGCGGACGAACATGACGAGCCGGTCGAGACCGGACGCGGACGCCGCAAGGCCGAATGGGACGATGCGGACGAACCCGGGCGGGACGAGCCCGGCTGGGGCATCGTGTCCCTGGGCGCCCTTGCGCACGGATTCATGAGCCTGCGCGCCGCCGCGCGCCGCTGGGCCGAACGGCGGGCGGAAGCCGGCCATGACGAGGCCGCGCCCGTGGCCCGGCGCGGCGCACCGGACGCGATCTGGACCCGGCGCGAACCGATTCTGGACGAGGCGCCCCGGCGGACGAAGCCCGCCCCGGCGGCCGCGCCCCTCCACGACGAAGACGACGAGGATTGGGACGAGGTCCCGGCCGCGGGCCGCAGCCGCGTCGCCATGCCGGAGCCCACGCCGACGCGGGTTGCGCCCGTGGCGGCGGCGCCGAAGCCCGGCAAGCGGATCGTGCGCGAGGCGCAGCCCTCCTTCCTGGACGAGGGCGATTATCAGCTCCCGGCCCTCGGCCTTCTCGCCGAGCCGAAGAAGCCGCAGGCCCCGACCGTCTCGGCGGATGCGCTCGAGCAGAACGCCACCCTCCTGGAAGGGACGCTGGAGGATTTCGGCGTGAAGGGCGAGATCATCAACGTGCGCCCCGGCCCGGTGGTGACGCTCTATGAGCTCGAGCCCGCGCCGGGCACCAAATCTTCTCGCGTGATCTCGCTCGCCGACGACATCGCCCGCTCCATGAGCGCCATCTCGGCCCGCGTCGCGGTGGTGCAGGGGCGCAACGCCATCGGCATCGAGCTGCCAAACCACAAGCGCGAGACTGTGTTCCTGCGCGAGCTTCTCGCGAGCCAGGATTTCGAATCGACCAAGCAGAAGCTCGCGCTCTGCCTCGGCAAGACGATCGGCGGCGAGCCGGTGATTGCAGACCTCGCACGCATGCCGCACCTGCTGGTCGCCGGCACCACCGGTTCGGGCAAATCGGTCGCCATCAACACCATGATCCTGTCGCTGGTCTACCGGCTGAAGCCGGAGGAATGCCGGCTGATCATGGTCGACCCGAAGATGCTGGAACTGTCGGTCTATGACGGCATCCCGCACCTGCTCACCCCGGTCGTCACCGACCCCAAGAAGGCCGTGGTGGCGCTCAAATGGGCGGTTCGGGAGATGGAGGACCGCTACAAGAAGATGTCGAAGCTGGGCGTGCGCAACATCGACGGCTTCAACGCCCGCGTCTCGGAGGCCAAGGCGCGCGGCGAGGTGATCACCCGCACGGTCCAGACCGGCTTCGACCGCGAGACCGGCCAAGCGGTCTACGAGGACGAGGTGATGGACCTCGAGCCTCTGCCCTACATCGTGGTGATCGTCGACGAGATGGCCGACCTGATGATGGTGGCCGGCAAGGAGATCGAAGGCGCGATCCAGCGCCTCGCCCAAATGGCGCGTGCGGCCGGCATCCATGTGATCCTGGCGACCCAGCGTCCGTCGGTGGACGTGATCACCGGCACGATCAAGGCGAATTTCCCGACCCGGATCTCGTTCCAGGTGACGTCGAAGATCGACAGCCGGACGATTCTCGGCGAGATGGGGGCCGAGCAGCTTCTGGGCCAGGGCGACATGCTGTACATGGCGGGCGGCGGGCGGATCATGCGCGTGCACGGGCCGTTCTGCTCCGACGAGGAGGTCGAGAAGGTCGTCGCCCACCTCAAGCGTCAGGGCCGGCCGCAATATCTCGAGGCCGTCACGGCCGACGAGGACGAGGGTGGCGCGGGCGGCGACTCGCCGGTCTTCGACCAGGGCGAGTTCGGAGCGCCGGGCGGCGATCTCTACGACCAGGCGGTCGCCGTGGTCCTGCGCGACAAGAAGGCCTCGACGTCCTATATCCAGCGTCGGCTGCAGATCGGCTACAACCGGGCGGCCTCGCTGATGGAGCGGATGGAGAAGGAGGGCATCGTCGGCCCGGCCAACCATGCCGGAAAGCGCGAGATCCTCATGGAAAGCCCCGATATGGGCGAGGATTGA